One window of the Vigna radiata var. radiata cultivar VC1973A chromosome 1, Vradiata_ver6, whole genome shotgun sequence genome contains the following:
- the LOC106776446 gene encoding membrane steroid-binding protein 2 — protein MGMYTSVMEEITFYTGLSPAAFFTVLAMMVVVYRTVSAMFVSPEDYNKPPVVSARTHPQFQDPEPPRQPVQLGQVTDRELRAYDGSDPNKPLLMAIRGQIFDVSTGRNFYGPGGPYAMFAGKECSRALALLSFKPEDINGDLEGLGESEFTILEDWEFKFIEKYPKVGLLIPEQRALKKEEQVQDNLENSNEYKDETK, from the exons ATGGGTATGTACACGAGCGTGATGGAAGAGATAACGTTTTACACGGGGCTGTCTCCCGCCGCCTTTTTCACCGTTTTGGCTATGATGGTCGTCGTTTACAGAACCGTGAGCGCCATGTTTGTGTCCCCCGAAGACTACAACAAACCGCCCGTTGTTTCGGCCCGAACTCACCCCCAGTTCCAAGACCCCGAACCGCCTCGCCAACCAGTCCAGTTGGGTCAAGTAACGGACCGGGAATTGCGAGCCTATGATGGTTCCGACCCCAATAAACCGCTTTTGATGGCAATCAGGGGTCAGATCTTTGACGTGTCCACTGGCAG GAATTTTTATGGTCCAGGAGGACCTTATGCAATGTTTGCAGGGAAGGAGTGTAGTAGAGCCCTTGCACTTCTGTCTTTCAAACCTGAAGACATTAATGGGGACCTCGAAGGTTTAGGTGAGTCAGAGTTTACAATATTAGAGGACTGGGAATTTAAATTCATAGAAAAATATCCAAAGGTTGGCCTCCTCATTCCAGAACAAAGAGCACTAAAAAAAGAGGAACAAGTTCAAGACAATTTGGAAAATTCCAATGAATACAAGGATGAGACAAAATAG